From a region of the Theobroma cacao cultivar B97-61/B2 chromosome 8, Criollo_cocoa_genome_V2, whole genome shotgun sequence genome:
- the LOC18592469 gene encoding ACT domain-containing protein ACR3 isoform X4: MAKVCWPYFDPEYENLSVRINPPSRVSVDNTSCRDCTVVKALGPKGHTTDGMKNCPGKRVGVHSVGNHTAIELIGRDRPGLLSEISAVLANLHFNVAAAEVWTHNRRIACVLYVNDDPTSRAVDDPNRLSIMEEQLKHILRGCEDDDKVACTSFSMGFTHIDRRLHQMLFADRDYEGGGVTTEVDYPPSFKPKITVERCEEKGYSVVSVQCKDRAKLMFDIVCTLTDMQYVVFHANISSNGPYALQEYFIRHMDGCTLDTEGEKERVIKCLEAAIHRRVSEGLSLELCAKDRVGLLSEVTRILRENGLSVRRAGVSTVGEQAVNVFYVRDAYGNPVDTKTIEALRKEIGHTMMLNVKKDPASAKAPEAETSGWAKTSFFFGNLLEKFLA, encoded by the exons ATGGCTAAAGTTTGTTGGCCATACTTTGATCCTGAGTATGAGAACCTGAGTGTCAGAATCAATCCTCCAAG CAGGGTGTCTGTGGACAACACTAGTTGCAGAGACTGTACTGTTGTAAAG GCTCTAGGACCTAAGGGCCACACCACAGATGGGATGAAAAATTGCCCTGGCAAACGTGTTGGGGTGCATTCTGTTGGTAATCACACAGCAATTGAACTCATTGGGAGGGACAGGCCTGGTCTCTTATCAGAGATCTCTGCTGTCCTTGCCAATCTTCACTTTAATGTGGCTGCTGCAGAAGTATGGACACATAATAGACGAATAGCATGTGTGCTGTACGTCAATGACGATCCCACCAGCCGTGCTGTGGATGATCCAAACAGACTGTCTATCATGGAGGAGCAGCTTAAGCACATCCTGCGTGGTTGTGAGGATGATGACAAAGTGGCTTGTACCAGCTTCTCCATGGGATTCACACATATTGATCGGCGGCTTCACCAAATGCTGTTTGCTGATAGGGATTATGAAGGTGGTGGAGTGACAACTGAGGTTGACTATCCTCCTTCCTTCAAACCAAAGATCACAGTTGAGCGTTGTGAGGAGAAAGGGTACTCAGTCGTTAGTGTCCAGTGCAAAGATCGAGCTAAGCTGATGTTTGACATTGTCTGCACACTTACAGACATGCAATATGTAGTTTTTCATGCCAACATCTCATCGAATGGTCCCTATGCTTTACAG gaatattttattcgCCACATGGATGGCTGCACACTTGATACTGAAGGTGAGAAAGAAAGGGTTATTAAATGTCTAGAAGCTGCAATTCACAGAAGAGTAAGTGAG GGTTTGAGTCTGGAGCTCTGTGCAAAGGATAGAGTTGGTTTGTTGTCTGAAGTAACGAGGATTCTCCGAGAGAATGGATTGTCGGTTAGAAGAGCAGGGGTGTCAACAGTTGGGGAGCAAGCAGTGAACGTTTTCTATGTGAGGGATGCTTATGGGAATCCAGTAGATACAAAGACGATTGAAGCGCTTCGCAAAGAAATCGGACACACAATGATGCTTAATGTAAAGAAGGATCCAGCCAGTGCCAAAGCACCTGAGGCTGAGACCAGTGGATGGGCCAAAACAAGCTTCTTTTTTGGGAACTTGCTGGAAAAGTTCTTGGCttga
- the LOC18592469 gene encoding ACT domain-containing protein ACR3 isoform X1: MAKVCWPYFDPEYENLSVRINPPSRVSVDNTSCRDCTVVKVDSVNKPGILLEVVQILTDLDFIITKAYVSSDGGWFMDVFHVTDQQGKQITDGKTIDYIERALGPKGHTTDGMKNCPGKRVGVHSVGNHTAIELIGRDRPGLLSEISAVLANLHFNVAAAEVWTHNRRIACVLYVNDDPTSRAVDDPNRLSIMEEQLKHILRGCEDDDKVACTSFSMGFTHIDRRLHQMLFADRDYEGGGVTTEVDYPPSFKPKITVERCEEKGYSVVSVQCKDRAKLMFDIVCTLTDMQYVVFHANISSNGPYALQEYFIRHMDGCTLDTEGEKERVIKCLEAAIHRRVSEGLSLELCAKDRVGLLSEVTRILRENGLSVRRAGVSTVGEQAVNVFYVRDAYGNPVDTKTIEALRKEIGHTMMLNVKKDPASAKAPEAETSGWAKTSFFFGNLLEKFLA, from the exons ATGGCTAAAGTTTGTTGGCCATACTTTGATCCTGAGTATGAGAACCTGAGTGTCAGAATCAATCCTCCAAG CAGGGTGTCTGTGGACAACACTAGTTGCAGAGACTGTACTGTTGTAAAG GTTGACAGCGTGAATAAACCTGGAATACTTCTGGAAGTTGTGCAAATACTAACAGACCTCGACTTCATTATTACCAAAGCTTACGTCTCCTCTGATGGCGGATGGTTCATGGATG TGTTTCACGTCACTGATCAACAAGGGAAACAGATTACTGATGGAAAAACCATCGATTACATAGAGCGG GCTCTAGGACCTAAGGGCCACACCACAGATGGGATGAAAAATTGCCCTGGCAAACGTGTTGGGGTGCATTCTGTTGGTAATCACACAGCAATTGAACTCATTGGGAGGGACAGGCCTGGTCTCTTATCAGAGATCTCTGCTGTCCTTGCCAATCTTCACTTTAATGTGGCTGCTGCAGAAGTATGGACACATAATAGACGAATAGCATGTGTGCTGTACGTCAATGACGATCCCACCAGCCGTGCTGTGGATGATCCAAACAGACTGTCTATCATGGAGGAGCAGCTTAAGCACATCCTGCGTGGTTGTGAGGATGATGACAAAGTGGCTTGTACCAGCTTCTCCATGGGATTCACACATATTGATCGGCGGCTTCACCAAATGCTGTTTGCTGATAGGGATTATGAAGGTGGTGGAGTGACAACTGAGGTTGACTATCCTCCTTCCTTCAAACCAAAGATCACAGTTGAGCGTTGTGAGGAGAAAGGGTACTCAGTCGTTAGTGTCCAGTGCAAAGATCGAGCTAAGCTGATGTTTGACATTGTCTGCACACTTACAGACATGCAATATGTAGTTTTTCATGCCAACATCTCATCGAATGGTCCCTATGCTTTACAG gaatattttattcgCCACATGGATGGCTGCACACTTGATACTGAAGGTGAGAAAGAAAGGGTTATTAAATGTCTAGAAGCTGCAATTCACAGAAGAGTAAGTGAG GGTTTGAGTCTGGAGCTCTGTGCAAAGGATAGAGTTGGTTTGTTGTCTGAAGTAACGAGGATTCTCCGAGAGAATGGATTGTCGGTTAGAAGAGCAGGGGTGTCAACAGTTGGGGAGCAAGCAGTGAACGTTTTCTATGTGAGGGATGCTTATGGGAATCCAGTAGATACAAAGACGATTGAAGCGCTTCGCAAAGAAATCGGACACACAATGATGCTTAATGTAAAGAAGGATCCAGCCAGTGCCAAAGCACCTGAGGCTGAGACCAGTGGATGGGCCAAAACAAGCTTCTTTTTTGGGAACTTGCTGGAAAAGTTCTTGGCttga
- the LOC18592469 gene encoding ACT domain-containing protein ACR3 isoform X5, which translates to MAKVCWPYFDPEYENLSVRINPPRVSVDNTSCRDCTVVKALGPKGHTTDGMKNCPGKRVGVHSVGNHTAIELIGRDRPGLLSEISAVLANLHFNVAAAEVWTHNRRIACVLYVNDDPTSRAVDDPNRLSIMEEQLKHILRGCEDDDKVACTSFSMGFTHIDRRLHQMLFADRDYEGGGVTTEVDYPPSFKPKITVERCEEKGYSVVSVQCKDRAKLMFDIVCTLTDMQYVVFHANISSNGPYALQEYFIRHMDGCTLDTEGEKERVIKCLEAAIHRRVSEGLSLELCAKDRVGLLSEVTRILRENGLSVRRAGVSTVGEQAVNVFYVRDAYGNPVDTKTIEALRKEIGHTMMLNVKKDPASAKAPEAETSGWAKTSFFFGNLLEKFLA; encoded by the exons ATGGCTAAAGTTTGTTGGCCATACTTTGATCCTGAGTATGAGAACCTGAGTGTCAGAATCAATCCTCCAAG GGTGTCTGTGGACAACACTAGTTGCAGAGACTGTACTGTTGTAAAG GCTCTAGGACCTAAGGGCCACACCACAGATGGGATGAAAAATTGCCCTGGCAAACGTGTTGGGGTGCATTCTGTTGGTAATCACACAGCAATTGAACTCATTGGGAGGGACAGGCCTGGTCTCTTATCAGAGATCTCTGCTGTCCTTGCCAATCTTCACTTTAATGTGGCTGCTGCAGAAGTATGGACACATAATAGACGAATAGCATGTGTGCTGTACGTCAATGACGATCCCACCAGCCGTGCTGTGGATGATCCAAACAGACTGTCTATCATGGAGGAGCAGCTTAAGCACATCCTGCGTGGTTGTGAGGATGATGACAAAGTGGCTTGTACCAGCTTCTCCATGGGATTCACACATATTGATCGGCGGCTTCACCAAATGCTGTTTGCTGATAGGGATTATGAAGGTGGTGGAGTGACAACTGAGGTTGACTATCCTCCTTCCTTCAAACCAAAGATCACAGTTGAGCGTTGTGAGGAGAAAGGGTACTCAGTCGTTAGTGTCCAGTGCAAAGATCGAGCTAAGCTGATGTTTGACATTGTCTGCACACTTACAGACATGCAATATGTAGTTTTTCATGCCAACATCTCATCGAATGGTCCCTATGCTTTACAG gaatattttattcgCCACATGGATGGCTGCACACTTGATACTGAAGGTGAGAAAGAAAGGGTTATTAAATGTCTAGAAGCTGCAATTCACAGAAGAGTAAGTGAG GGTTTGAGTCTGGAGCTCTGTGCAAAGGATAGAGTTGGTTTGTTGTCTGAAGTAACGAGGATTCTCCGAGAGAATGGATTGTCGGTTAGAAGAGCAGGGGTGTCAACAGTTGGGGAGCAAGCAGTGAACGTTTTCTATGTGAGGGATGCTTATGGGAATCCAGTAGATACAAAGACGATTGAAGCGCTTCGCAAAGAAATCGGACACACAATGATGCTTAATGTAAAGAAGGATCCAGCCAGTGCCAAAGCACCTGAGGCTGAGACCAGTGGATGGGCCAAAACAAGCTTCTTTTTTGGGAACTTGCTGGAAAAGTTCTTGGCttga
- the LOC18592469 gene encoding ACT domain-containing protein ACR3 isoform X2, whose translation MAKVCWPYFDPEYENLSVRINPPRVSVDNTSCRDCTVVKVDSVNKPGILLEVVQILTDLDFIITKAYVSSDGGWFMDVFHVTDQQGKQITDGKTIDYIERALGPKGHTTDGMKNCPGKRVGVHSVGNHTAIELIGRDRPGLLSEISAVLANLHFNVAAAEVWTHNRRIACVLYVNDDPTSRAVDDPNRLSIMEEQLKHILRGCEDDDKVACTSFSMGFTHIDRRLHQMLFADRDYEGGGVTTEVDYPPSFKPKITVERCEEKGYSVVSVQCKDRAKLMFDIVCTLTDMQYVVFHANISSNGPYALQEYFIRHMDGCTLDTEGEKERVIKCLEAAIHRRVSEGLSLELCAKDRVGLLSEVTRILRENGLSVRRAGVSTVGEQAVNVFYVRDAYGNPVDTKTIEALRKEIGHTMMLNVKKDPASAKAPEAETSGWAKTSFFFGNLLEKFLA comes from the exons ATGGCTAAAGTTTGTTGGCCATACTTTGATCCTGAGTATGAGAACCTGAGTGTCAGAATCAATCCTCCAAG GGTGTCTGTGGACAACACTAGTTGCAGAGACTGTACTGTTGTAAAG GTTGACAGCGTGAATAAACCTGGAATACTTCTGGAAGTTGTGCAAATACTAACAGACCTCGACTTCATTATTACCAAAGCTTACGTCTCCTCTGATGGCGGATGGTTCATGGATG TGTTTCACGTCACTGATCAACAAGGGAAACAGATTACTGATGGAAAAACCATCGATTACATAGAGCGG GCTCTAGGACCTAAGGGCCACACCACAGATGGGATGAAAAATTGCCCTGGCAAACGTGTTGGGGTGCATTCTGTTGGTAATCACACAGCAATTGAACTCATTGGGAGGGACAGGCCTGGTCTCTTATCAGAGATCTCTGCTGTCCTTGCCAATCTTCACTTTAATGTGGCTGCTGCAGAAGTATGGACACATAATAGACGAATAGCATGTGTGCTGTACGTCAATGACGATCCCACCAGCCGTGCTGTGGATGATCCAAACAGACTGTCTATCATGGAGGAGCAGCTTAAGCACATCCTGCGTGGTTGTGAGGATGATGACAAAGTGGCTTGTACCAGCTTCTCCATGGGATTCACACATATTGATCGGCGGCTTCACCAAATGCTGTTTGCTGATAGGGATTATGAAGGTGGTGGAGTGACAACTGAGGTTGACTATCCTCCTTCCTTCAAACCAAAGATCACAGTTGAGCGTTGTGAGGAGAAAGGGTACTCAGTCGTTAGTGTCCAGTGCAAAGATCGAGCTAAGCTGATGTTTGACATTGTCTGCACACTTACAGACATGCAATATGTAGTTTTTCATGCCAACATCTCATCGAATGGTCCCTATGCTTTACAG gaatattttattcgCCACATGGATGGCTGCACACTTGATACTGAAGGTGAGAAAGAAAGGGTTATTAAATGTCTAGAAGCTGCAATTCACAGAAGAGTAAGTGAG GGTTTGAGTCTGGAGCTCTGTGCAAAGGATAGAGTTGGTTTGTTGTCTGAAGTAACGAGGATTCTCCGAGAGAATGGATTGTCGGTTAGAAGAGCAGGGGTGTCAACAGTTGGGGAGCAAGCAGTGAACGTTTTCTATGTGAGGGATGCTTATGGGAATCCAGTAGATACAAAGACGATTGAAGCGCTTCGCAAAGAAATCGGACACACAATGATGCTTAATGTAAAGAAGGATCCAGCCAGTGCCAAAGCACCTGAGGCTGAGACCAGTGGATGGGCCAAAACAAGCTTCTTTTTTGGGAACTTGCTGGAAAAGTTCTTGGCttga
- the LOC18592469 gene encoding ACT domain-containing protein ACR3 isoform X3, producing the protein MAKVCWPYFDPEYENLSVRINPPSRVSVDNTSCRDCTVVKVDSVNKPGILLEVVQILTDLDFIITKAYVSSDGGWFMDVFHVTDQQGKQITDGKTIDYIERALGPKGHTTDGMKNCPGKRVGVHSVGNHTAIELIGRDRPGLLSEISAVLANLHFNVAAAEVWTHNRRIACVLYVNDDPTSRAVDDPNRLSIMEEQLKHILRGCEDDDKVACTSFSMGFTHIDRRLHQMLFADRDYEGGGVTTEVDYPPSFKPKITVERCEEKGYSVVSVQCKDRAKLMFDIVCTLTDMQYVVFHANISSNGPYALQEYFIRHMDGCTLDTEGEKERVIKCLEAAIHRRGLSLELCAKDRVGLLSEVTRILRENGLSVRRAGVSTVGEQAVNVFYVRDAYGNPVDTKTIEALRKEIGHTMMLNVKKDPASAKAPEAETSGWAKTSFFFGNLLEKFLA; encoded by the exons ATGGCTAAAGTTTGTTGGCCATACTTTGATCCTGAGTATGAGAACCTGAGTGTCAGAATCAATCCTCCAAG CAGGGTGTCTGTGGACAACACTAGTTGCAGAGACTGTACTGTTGTAAAG GTTGACAGCGTGAATAAACCTGGAATACTTCTGGAAGTTGTGCAAATACTAACAGACCTCGACTTCATTATTACCAAAGCTTACGTCTCCTCTGATGGCGGATGGTTCATGGATG TGTTTCACGTCACTGATCAACAAGGGAAACAGATTACTGATGGAAAAACCATCGATTACATAGAGCGG GCTCTAGGACCTAAGGGCCACACCACAGATGGGATGAAAAATTGCCCTGGCAAACGTGTTGGGGTGCATTCTGTTGGTAATCACACAGCAATTGAACTCATTGGGAGGGACAGGCCTGGTCTCTTATCAGAGATCTCTGCTGTCCTTGCCAATCTTCACTTTAATGTGGCTGCTGCAGAAGTATGGACACATAATAGACGAATAGCATGTGTGCTGTACGTCAATGACGATCCCACCAGCCGTGCTGTGGATGATCCAAACAGACTGTCTATCATGGAGGAGCAGCTTAAGCACATCCTGCGTGGTTGTGAGGATGATGACAAAGTGGCTTGTACCAGCTTCTCCATGGGATTCACACATATTGATCGGCGGCTTCACCAAATGCTGTTTGCTGATAGGGATTATGAAGGTGGTGGAGTGACAACTGAGGTTGACTATCCTCCTTCCTTCAAACCAAAGATCACAGTTGAGCGTTGTGAGGAGAAAGGGTACTCAGTCGTTAGTGTCCAGTGCAAAGATCGAGCTAAGCTGATGTTTGACATTGTCTGCACACTTACAGACATGCAATATGTAGTTTTTCATGCCAACATCTCATCGAATGGTCCCTATGCTTTACAG gaatattttattcgCCACATGGATGGCTGCACACTTGATACTGAAGGTGAGAAAGAAAGGGTTATTAAATGTCTAGAAGCTGCAATTCACAGAAGA GGTTTGAGTCTGGAGCTCTGTGCAAAGGATAGAGTTGGTTTGTTGTCTGAAGTAACGAGGATTCTCCGAGAGAATGGATTGTCGGTTAGAAGAGCAGGGGTGTCAACAGTTGGGGAGCAAGCAGTGAACGTTTTCTATGTGAGGGATGCTTATGGGAATCCAGTAGATACAAAGACGATTGAAGCGCTTCGCAAAGAAATCGGACACACAATGATGCTTAATGTAAAGAAGGATCCAGCCAGTGCCAAAGCACCTGAGGCTGAGACCAGTGGATGGGCCAAAACAAGCTTCTTTTTTGGGAACTTGCTGGAAAAGTTCTTGGCttga